GGGAAAGGTGACTTTGTTCCCCCTCGTGTTTAGCTCCTGGCTGCATCTAGGGTCCTCCTCTGGCTGTGCTGAGCCTCTAGCAGCAGAATCCCGAGGACCACCTGGATCAAGACAGGTATGCCCATGTGGGTCAGATTCTCCACTCTTTAATCTCTGGGGTCGGAGGCTAGGAATGAGGACAGAGAGGTTGCAGAGGATCACCCAGGATCCTGTATGTCCAcccaggggacctgcttccccacACAGGACACTCCCTCCATACAAGCCCCATCACTGGGACTTACTCTTACTCAACACTGCTGGAGTCTGATTTGTTTTGGGGTGGGCTCACGGTGCCAGCTGCTTCTGCAGGGAAGATGGAAGCAGATGGAAGGAGCTAGAGACCCCCGTCCAGCCTGTCCTCTGCTCTGTGTCTCTATCCCTCAGCCTGTCACTATGTGGTTTTTGTACAGTTCCTGAACTAGCCCTTCTCTGCACTAGAGGGctttcctctgctctcctcaCTGGATTCCTTCAGCCTCcttgttctcttttatttcagaTCTGCTTCTGAGTCACTTGGGGTTGATTCTGGCTGTGCCCCACCAGCTCAGGGTTGCAGAGAAAAATGGCCTCCCAGCACAGAAATCATCTTGTCCTTGCATGTTCTCTGCTCAGTCTGGGACACAAGGCCTCCTGGGCTCATGTCCCAGCAGATGACAGTTCCTGCTTATTCAGTAGCTGAGGTCCCAGCAGCGTCCATGGTTGAGTGGCTGGAGCCAGGGGCTCCTGACTGTCAGAAGAGAGGGGCCCATGTCTGGGGTCGGGTCCGTGTCCTTCCATGTCAACCAGCTTCCTTCCTTCAGGGTCTGCACTTTATTCTGTACCTACAGTATTTCTCCTTGGTAtgttcactaattcattcttcataTACTTACAGATAcccacagtgcctgacacacacacacacacacagagagagagagagagagagagagaaagaaagagagagagagagagagagagagatctgtgtGCACACATCTACAACAGGCATATAAATATGTATCCAGGAAAGGTTTTGGTCAGGCACTGGGTCATAGGAACGGCGTTATTGCCTGGATGCAGTGTGGATGGAGATGGGAAAAAGAGctacataagtaaataaaccaaccaaccaaccaacctaccaaccaataaacaaacaaaaaagataaatgagactCATTGAAAGCATGCTAAGACCGGGGAGTGCCCAGAGCTTGTGCCCCACAGGGACCCTGTGAATCCATCTAACCCCAATGCACACAGGAGAAGGAGGACAGTTTCTGAGTCTGGCGTCCCTGTCACCTGAGTACCCTTTGTCATCATCTGCATGTGCTTCTCTAGAATGTGTGAGAAGCAGACACAGGGACACTGAACCAGCGACCACACAAAAAGGAGAGAGGATACCAGTGCACATGGACACAGGGTGCAGCCTCCCTGGGGACTCCCGTGATCCGGGATCGACACTCCTGGGTCTCAGGTGTGCACCAAGGGGCATGTAGGCCCCCAGGTGAGCATGCGGGGTCAGCAGAGCAGTGCCCGCAGGTGGGAAGGCTTCTGTCCAGGAGAGTGTCCTGTGCGGCTGACAGTACCATCAGATTCTGCTACGGAGGGACAGGAGGTGAGTGGGATGCGCTGTCCACTCACCATTGTCCTCGCTCACCCCACACACGGCCCCTACTCCTTACTCTGCTGAGACTGCGGGATGGGGGCCCCGGGTGCACACTGTGGATCTTCCCAACCTCTCCAGAGCAGGACCCTCCTCTGTGGAGCCCCCATGACCTCCACATGTGTTACTGTGTCAGGCTTTCCTGAGATGTGTGTCCTGAGTTGACAGAGTTCAGATAGGACAAGGTCAGGGCCCCTTACCTGAAACCAGCAGCTCCAGGGGGTCACTGGGCTGTGACAACTGGTAGGAAGAGGTGCTGGTGGAGCCGTAGCACCTGTAGGACCCCCCATGGGCTGAGGTCACAGGACTCATTGGGAATTCAGCCTGGTACTGCCCAGCTCGGTACTGTGATCTAAGACGCAGCAGGGGATGGGCTGCCCCCTCCTTGGATAGAAGGAAAGTGTCCAAAGAGCTCTGTGACTGACACAGCAGAGTCACATTCTCTGCTGGGGCCACCTTGGGTTGCGGCTGCACCGACAGGGAGGATGTGTAGGGCAGCTGTcctagagagaggaagggcatgTGAGGGGCTGTCCAGCCCTTGTTCTGAACTGAGTCTGTGTCCTCTGAGTCTGTCCCTTCCtatcccccttctctctctgtgtctctctccctggggACTCCACACACCTGGTCCCGGCCACCACCACCTATGGTGCCCCTGGCAGGACTGGTGCAGAATCTGCAGTCCTGACGGATGCCGTGAGCCCTCACCTGTGAGCAGGATGTCCAGGGGTTCACTGGGGGCCGACCACTCGGAGGAGAGTATGTGTCCACCGTAGCACGTGTACCAGCCCATGTGGGAGGGTCTCACAGGGCCCAGAGGGAAGTCTGACCCagagagcccagcctggggctgcccGCCAAGCTGCTGGGGAGGGTCAGGTGCCCCCTCTTTGGACAGAGTGAATCTGTCGTAGCCAACATCAGAGCGACACTGGAGGGTCAGTCTCTGTCCAGAGGTCACGAGAGAGCCATGCTGGGTCAGGAGGGAGGGCTTCCCCGACACATCTGGGAGAGACCAGCTGTGGATGGCAGGGGTTGCCTCTCCCCAAACTTCCCCTTCTCCTGATTGACCCCTGGGTCTCACTGTCACTCCTGGTGACTCTAACCTGTGAGTCCCCGTGGTCCCTTCACCCAACCTCTCATTGGGGCTCCCCTGGAAGCAGAGTTCCCATTACCTGTCTGGTGCCTCAAAACATGGATGGGGCACCAGTCAAACATTCTCACCTGAGACCAGCAGCTCCAGGGCTCACTGGGGTCCGACCACACCTGGGGGATGTTGCTGTAATAGTCGTAGCATCTGAACGTCCACCTGAGGCTGGGAGTCACGGGGCCCACAGGGAACAGGGCCTGGGTCACCCCACGGGTGGCTGCCTGGGAGTTCAGGGTCCAGGACGGCTGACCTTCTCCATCCTTCATCAGGATGGACCTGTGGAATCCTATCCGTGAGGCACACTGGAGGGTCACGTTCCCTCCTGGGGTCATGACAGGGATGGGCAGGGCTGAGAGGGTGGGTTTGCCCTGGGATCCTAGGAGAGGAGGAGGGCGACATGTGAAATGGGGCTCAGACCCCCCACGTTATCCCCAGGCTGGGCTGTGAGAGGGAGACCCCTGAGAGACCACCCCCTTCCTGAGGGCAGAGTCTGGGGCTGGGACCCTGAGTGGGCTCGCACCTGCCACAACCACCAGCTCAAGGGGGTCACTGGGCTCTGAACAGCCAGTGGGACTGAAATAGTTACAGTGATATCTTCCTGCATGTACATCTGTCATGTGTGTGATGGAGAACTGGGCCTTGTCCCTGGACTCCAGTGGCTTCTGTCTGTCCCAGACCCTTGACTCTCCCTTTTTATGCAGGCGGTACTCCTGGGCCTCCAGCCCCATCCCCGACACCAGATGGTCACAGATGTCCCCCAGGGCATCACAGAGCCTGGCTCAGCCCAGATGGTGGGTTTGGAGAGGGTCcctggaaggaaacagaggctgggACACagaccttccccacccccaggtcccaGTTCAGCTCCAAAGCCCCAGACGTCCCCTTTGGTCAGTCCAgaacttctcttctccctcccccatgtcTGGTGGGTGACCCCTGTCCCCAATGAGGAGGTGGGACTAGGACCCCTTGGGACAGACTCACCTGTCTGCGCTCTGGTCCTAGGGCCCACACTCATCCCTGGAAGAGAGTCTCTGTGAGAGGTTTGCCCTGAATCCTTGCCGAACCCCTCCTCCACATGAGCCTCCTGAGCCTGGGGTCTCTGACAGACCAggcctggatgtggggctggtCTCTCCCAGACTAGagtgtcccctcccctcctcagatCTCACCAAGACAGAGCAGGGCAGTGAGGGTGGGGGTCATGGCGTCTCCTCTCCCTGGTTCTGGCTGTGCAGACGGAGGCCCCACTGTGACCATGGGACAGACAAAACCACAGGTTGTGGCCACATGGAGGCCTGTCCTGCCTGTCACAGGGTTGTCACGTCAGCAGTCCCAGTCCACGTCAGCAGGAAGGGAAACAACCCATCCCCAGGCCCAGCCTGGCTCTGGTGTCCATGACAGTGCAGCAGGTGGACCCCGTGGCTTCCTGAGGTGCCCCATCCAGGTGAGGAGAACAGGGCCGGCCCTTCCCTCCCAGAGTCTGCCCCATGGGTCGCCTTCTTCCTCAGCACATCCGGGGTCCCCACCATGGCAATGTTCCCCAGACCCCAGGAATGCTGCAAAGGATGTGGGTTCCTGCTGCCCTGTGGAGGTCATGTCAGCACTGACATACCTATGACAAATCTGCTCAGCTCAGGATGAAATCATGGTGGCAATGAGGCCAGAGGAGAAATAGGGGCAAATAGGAAAGGAAACACAGCCCCTCTCCTGGCCCTGGAGCGTGGGCTTTCCATCTGCACAGCCTTGTGGACTTCTCTATTTTCCTCTGAGTCTGTCCACTTCCATTTCCTGGGAGCACACCTCTGAGTCCCCTGCTGGCTCCTCTGTCCCTTGATCCAGGGGCAGAGATGTCCTCCCCACACTGTGGTCCTTTCTGAGAGCTGTAGGGGGCAATTCATGGCTGAGTGCTGTGATTTGGGGAACAAAGCTGATTCTGGTGTGAATACTACTGCCGTGTCCACTGCCCTAGTGACCTTGTGAACCCCACTTGGTGGTTGCAATTAATCATGGGTATTTCTTGACCTGATTAAGAGGGGTGTGGCTGAGACACAAGAGGTCCATGGTTCAGACCCCACAATCAGGGTGGACCAGAGATCCATGTCCCCGAGAGACCCTGTGCATCCCTACAGACGACAAATGCTATTGGTGATGTTTCTGAAATGGTTTACATTACGTTTTGCAGGAAATAAGAAACAAGAGTTTCTGGAATTGAGAGGGACCACAGCAGAACAGTGATGAAAGCTGAGTGATCAGTAGAGGCTGGGGTCCAGCTGAGGGTGGTAAAATATGATTTCTGCCACTGTTTGGCCAAAAGAGTTGCCACATTCTCACAGGCAGGAAGGGTATCGAGTTTCTGGGTGACTGTGGAATCAGCGTGACCCTCCACCATGTGTGGGGTGGGCGCTGGCAtgtctctgccctctgccccagcccagaGGTCAACCCTGAGCCACATCCcctctgtgtgtatgtggaaTGGTTCTGTCCCATGGACCTACCCTCCACTGGCATCTGCCCATGGGTTGGTATGCGGTTCCCATGGGAGTCATCCCTGATGGGCACATTCCTGCTCAGATGTTAAGTTCGGAGAGTGGATGCACAGGGAGGGCGACAGAGACCACCCACCCCTTATAGTCCTGAAATCAGGGCAGCTCTGGAAACAATTGTGTCTGGAActcaggggtgtgggaggtgagTGTCCAACAGGAATGGACATCAGAGAGTGACCCCGATATGTAAGGAGTGCTATGGAAGACTGTGTGCAGAGTGGTCCGTCATCGTCCAGGTCGTGGAACAGCAGGAATATGGGAAACACATTTTGCACTAAGAATATGAAATATTGAAGGGAAGAGACAAGATGGTGGGAGAGTGGGGGGCCCCGTCTCATCCagtcccttgaatttagctaCGTAACTATCAAGCCATTCTACACACCttgaattcaacctgagatgtaagaaaaaaaCATACCTGGAACTCTACAAGTGGAGAAGTGAGCGCTTTTTTCAAGGTGGGATGTCCAGAGACGTGAATCTGAGGGAGATAACAAAGACaaatggaggggggagggagcctccatgtGTCCTTCACCAAGGAGTGTTATAGCCCCGAGGGCAAAATATGAACCCTTAGAAATCTCCTCCAGTGAGAGATATGGCTGCCTGAAAGGGGCTTTTGGTATGAAACAGGCAGACTTCTAGGTGGGTCGTGTGgtccctggatcccaggaccctcaaaATAACATAGTGCCTGAGACGGTAGAGATCccaagcagcagagctgggaaacTGGTTGTGGTCAGTGAGCCCGGGGGGAACTCTCAGCTTGATTCACCACAAACCCCGAGCTGTGCCAACTGGGGGACTGCTGTCAGCCTGGGCACCCTGCAGAGGACTGGAACATGGGGACCTTCCACCATCCTccagatgggcaaaatgggtccTCTCCCGACTGGGCAACAGGTCTCAGGGTGACAGCACAGTAAAGGACAGTACAGGGCCACCCTCTGTCTTCCTCCAGGAgaagcccttcttttcactacatctgtatctttctcttttttcttgtttctctttttaattattttcctattttatcaacatgtatttgttttgaaattttttaaatttattttttatttcttttcagcataacagtattcattatttttgcaccacacccagtgctccatgcaatccgtgccctctctaatacccaccacctggttcccccaacctcttaCCCCCCaacacttaaaacccctcagattgtttttcagagtcctagtctctcatggttcacctccccttccaatttcccccaacatgtatttttttttaatttttattttcagcataacagtattcatgtatttttttaagtttttatttcttttcagcataacagtattcattgtttttgcaccacacacagtgctccatgcaatccgtgccctctccaatacccaccatctggttccctcaacctcccaccccccgccccttcaaaaccctcagattgtttttcagagtccatagtctctcatggttcatctccccttccaatttccctcaactcccttctcctctccatctccccttgtcctccatgctatttgttatgctccacaaataagtgaaaccatatgataattgactctgtatTTAAGTCATGCTTAAACTTTCATTCCTTACAtctacattttatacatatattggTCATTTCTGGCCTCCTTTCACTCTTcaattttatttgtgtatatatgtaaattttgctttctttgcaattttgagATCAAGTGTCTTAATCTCAAATTAGTATCAAATCTCAAACACAAAGCAAAATTCACTCAGGAACAAGCAGATCACCCCCaccccttttatttccttttctgttttcatttctgacCTCTTCGGATTTGTATAGTCTGTATTCAGCTTCGgtcatatttgatattttttagagatttttctgtgacagagagagatcacaagcaggcagagaggcaggcagagagagagggggaagcaggttccccagtgagcagagagctcaatcccagaaccctgagatcatgacctgagctgaaggcagaggcttaacccactgagccacgcaggcaccccataTATTGGGTATTTTTGATTCTGCTCACTCACTCATCCATTCTTGTCTGGGCAAAATGACTCAAAGTGAGAattcacaacaaaacaaaaaaccagaggTAATGTTCTCCGCCACAGATGTAATCCATATGGATACCAGTAAGATGTCAGAGATGGAGCTCTGGATAACGGTGATCAAGTTAAtatctgggcttgaaaaaagaCTAGAGAATGCCTTAGTGCAGAAATGAGATATAATCAGGCCAAATTAAAAATGCTCTAGCAGATGCTGTCTAAATTGGATGCTCTAACAGTGAGGgtaaaggaggcagaagaaagagtgagtgaTGTCGAAGACAGGGTGGTgcgaaggaaggaagctgagggaaagagaggcaaacaatTAACAGCTCGTGAGGAGAGGCCTTGAGAAATCAGGGATGTTATGAAATACACcgacatcagaattattgggaaactgggggtgggggcagaaggtgTATTTGAGCAACCAGAGCTGAGAACTTTCCTAacctgggaaaggaaacaagcattcatgtcccaGAGGTAGAGATGACCCCTCCccaaatcaatataaaaatagatcaacaccccaaCATGTAATactgaagcttgcaaatttcagagataaagagaaaatcctgaaagcaggtTGGGACAAGAAGCTCCTAACCTGTGGATGTAGAAGCATCACCccaacatcagacctgtccacagagacctgacaatCCAGAAAGGGCAGCCGGGACACATTCAATTACTAAATGAGAGGAACATGCGGCCAAGAATCCTTCACCCAGCAAGGCTGTTGTGCAGAACTGATGGAGAGGTGAAGAGCTTTCAGGACAGATAGAAACTGAGAGGacatgtgaccaccaagccagccctgcaggaaatattaagggggattttgtgaagcaaagagagagcccaaacgTAACACGGACCACTAagaaacaatctacagaaacaggacATTACAGGTGATAcaggctgagtgatattccatggtatatatggaccacatcttctttaataGTGACTCTGAATTAAATGGGCTTAATGCTTCAATCAaaggacacagggtatcagatcgAATAAAAAAGTaagagccatatgataattgactctctctgcttgacttatttcactcagtataatctcttccagtcccgtccatgttgctacaataacaaaaagcatggaggacatggggagttagacagaagggggttggggtaaattgtaaggggaggtgaatcatgagagactatggactctgaaaaacaatctgaggggtttaaagtggcagggggtggggtgggaggtcggggtaccaggtggtgggtattatagagggcacggattgcatggagcactgggtgtggtgaaaaaataatgatactgttgtgctgaaaataaataaatgaaaaaaaaaaagtaaaagccatCCACATGTCTAGAAGAGaccaggtttgttttttaaatttaaattcaattaagcaGCATaaatacatcattggttttttttttagatgaggaaaagTGGTTTTATTACATTTCATGTATTCTCAGCATCTACCATTCAACAGAAGTGCCCAAATACTGTTGTTGTTGAATTTAGAAAGCTAATCAATGTAAATCATTAAAGGCATATGTTCTCATTTGTCTCAGTCAGTATAGATCCTATGtctgaattttgcttttaatgtctgtattcttttcagtgttccaagattcattgtttatgcaccacacccagtgctccatgggaTCGCTGCCCTCtgaacacccaccaccaggctcaaccatccatcccaaccccctcccctccaaaaccctatttgtttctcagagtccacagtctctcatggttcatctccccctccaatttcccccaacactcttctcctctccatctccccatgtcctccatgtcattccttttgctccacaagtaagcaaagccatatgataattgactcactctgctagacttatttcactcagcataatctccttgagtcatcattagtttttttcccaagattttattaattcaaatcaaaaccacattgagataccaccttacaccaattaaaaaggcaagaattcatctattgaaggtcatcttggctctttccacagtttagcggcgtggccattgctgctattgtTAGGGTCCGTTACCAAAGGAACAAAACTGAGACAAAGTAAAAATTATGCAAAGCTCTATTTTATGccagcattagaagtcagactgaccgagGAGGGCCATCTTGAAGAGAGCGACCACCCCCAGTCTACAGGCTCAAGAATCGACTGGTCAGGGCCACCTCTAAAGAGAGCAACCCCTCCCAATCTTACAGTCTACCTTTTATTGGGTGAAACTGCAACCCATATCTTGGTATCTCAACCCACCGGATTTGTGTGTCTCTTGCTGATTGGCCAGTTCCATCTGGTCTAGTGACGTGTTATTTAAGATTACCCCATACCAGGAACTGTTACAAAGAGTACTTTGGGggaaggcttagtcagttaacatatTCAGTGTGAATAATAAGATGGTCATccttcccaagatggagtcatttTGGTTTGGACAAGACCTTCTCAGTGTTACAAACAGTACTTCCTACTGATTAGATttctccatctggcctgactcgtccttgtattctgggctgtGTTATCAGGAACTAGATGACTACATTTTattggtttcctggacttgctcttaagtaagtttctctgggggaggatcaatttaagtttactgcacaaacaacaaaatggccatTTAACcgagatggagtcgctctggctaaataggtccttacagcaatgaacattggagtacaggtggcccttcttttcactacatctgtaactttggggtaaatacccagtagtgcaatttctgggtcatagggtagctctatttttaattttttgaggaacctccacactgtttcctaaactggctgtaccaatttgccttcccaccaacagtgtaggagggttcccctttctctacatcttcgccaacatttgttgttccctgtcttgttaatttttgccatgcTAACTGGTTTAAGGATTGGTTGGTACCTCCAATTATATGAACTGAATGCTGTGCTGAATACAAATGGTCTTAAGAAACATACTTGGATCATCCCCATCACAGAGAGAAGGACTTCAAGTTCTCACCTTTGAAGATGAAGGCCAGGTGCTGATTGCTAACCATGGCTTCATGAATTGTTGGaaactccattttatttctgatgAGCTTTTGTATGCATTATGAATTGTTGGTGTGTTTTATCAAAAGCTTTGTCTGCAACTGttgagattatttattaattttaaatttttattattatgttcaattagccagcttataatacatcatttttgaattttgatttataGTTAACAtgtgatattagtttcaaggGTCCATCATAGTGAATTAGCATTTATATACATTAGGCAGTGCTCACTCTAAGAAATCCAATTACCATGTGTCACACAAAAAATGATTACAATGTTACTGATTATATTCCCTAAAGTGTAATTTTCACCCCTGGCGCTCATTTATTATGTAACTGGAAGTTGGTACgacttaatctccttcacctttTCAACCATCTCCCCATACCCCTCCCTCTGGTTTGTGAGATGGTCATTTTTACATATTCTGTTAATGTATCAGATTATATTGATTGAGTTAAACTACTctgttccttccctccccccaaaatccaGTGTGGTCATGATGTAGAGTCCTATTGCTGGATCTTATTTGTGAACGTTTTGTTTAgacatggacatctaggtttacGTGAGAGAAATTTCGGCCCCTTTTTCATTCTGTAATTACCTTGCCAGTTTTTTTGGTGTTCACGGTTCCCTGGCCTGATCCAATATTGCTTCCTCCCTTTTTATTCTCAGGAAAGGTTTGTGTAATTttggtgtgtgtatatgcatgtgtgtaacCATGTGTGTGTTTCCTCAAGGGGTAAGTGTTTGGAGCAATTGCCAATGAAGCTTACTCAACAGacacaaatataacaaaatgattCTCCCCATGCAGTTAGCTCACACTTCCATGCCATACCACAGATGCCTTTCTTGTATGTGACGAGAACATTTAGATCTACTCTCTTTGCAACATTCAAGAATAGGATACAGTGTTATGAGCTGCGGTCATCATGCTGTATATGAGATCCCCAGATCTTGTGGTCTTACAACTGTAGAGACCTTGTTCTTCTTCTGTCT
The DNA window shown above is from Mustela nigripes isolate SB6536 chromosome 17, MUSNIG.SB6536, whole genome shotgun sequence and carries:
- the LOC132005805 gene encoding LOW QUALITY PROTEIN: leukocyte immunoglobulin-like receptor subfamily A member 6 (The sequence of the model RefSeq protein was modified relative to this genomic sequence to represent the inferred CDS: inserted 1 base in 1 codon; deleted 2 bases in 1 codon; substituted 3 bases at 3 genomic stop codons); this translates as MTPTLTALLCLGMSVGPRTRAQTGTLSKPTIWAEPGSVMPWGTSVTIWCRGGLEAQEYRLHKKGESRVWDRQKPLESRDKAQFSITHMTDVHAGRYHCNYFSPTGCSEPSDPLELVVVAGSQGKPTLSALPIPVMTPGGNVTLQCASRIGFHRSILMKDGEGQPSWTLNSQAATRGVTQALFPVGPVTPSLRWTFRCYDYYSNIPQVWSDPSEPWSCCWSLPDVSGKPSLLTQHGSLVTSGQRLTLQCRSDVGYDRFTLSKEGAPDPPQQLGGQPQAGLSGSDFPLGPVRPSHMGWYTCYGGHILSSEWSAPSEPLDILLTGQLPYTSSLSVQPQPKVAPAENVTLLCQSQSSLDTFLLSKEGAAHPLLRLRSQYRAGQYQAEFPMSPVTSAHGGSYRCYGSTSTSSYQLSQPSDPLELLVSEAAGTVSPPQNKSDSSSDPGXSSATSLSSFLASDPRDXRVENLTHMGIPVLIQVVLGILLLEAQHSQRRXPRCSQELNTRGNKVTFPVWQSCGQNKPFLSAWPSPVVPQGQHVTLHCRSHHKFETFRLYKDNDIFISKLHSTISQYGVLIGPVTPEHAGTYSCRGSYHDSPFLWSAPSDPLVIVVTGIHRKPSLLAQSGHLVKSRGNVTLVCCSEILFESFILHREGVSKDHLYHAGQHHHGGSRANFSMGPVTAAHAGTXRCFGSLNRSSHVWSTPSDPLDIVITGLHEKPSLWTQPGTVVRTGENVTLSCCSERSFDVYHLCRDEQPHECWLAKGQKHGSATQADFPLGPAHPAMGGTYRCHGFFNTSPCEWSGPSDPLYLSVTDNPRHQHVLAVPLVVIIFLAVLLFFLSRQWCPPKEDAAIMNREPEVDRMDPQAEVPQEVTYTQLDHRIFMQKNTTPTSQRPGEPLHDESVYMELATG